The following proteins are encoded in a genomic region of Gossypium hirsutum isolate 1008001.06 chromosome D05, Gossypium_hirsutum_v2.1, whole genome shotgun sequence:
- the LOC107942032 gene encoding uncharacterized protein encodes MAGSTHQRKPTMEAYQNQNKWPQKIDKPPSWAVLKGFFFGKHHHHQQEQEEQQKLQPKKKVKKQKQQQKEQVMEETGKKCKKMRCSGSLCSNTKVIHCRPEMASPEVHKKRASFGSFDTSSRSMKAPLRELNGVAVSSTNSSSLLSVSSAAPPASSSAGGSFGGMPFRRFSGCYECKLVVDPLLGISKDPSLRGTICSCPECGEIFMKAENLELHQAVRHAVSELGPEDTSKNIVEIIFKSSWLKKQTPICQIDRILKVQNTPKTISKFEEYRDSIKSKATKKHPRCIADGNELLRFHCTTFACSLGLSGSTNLCNTIPKCNVCSIIKNGFKVAQETNGKGILTTATSGKAHDKAAGVEDGDYEKRAMLVCRVIAGRVKKNIMEGDNMEEYDSVAGAVGVYSDLDELFVFNPNAILPCFVVIYRGF; translated from the exons ATGGCTGGTTCAACTCACCAAAGAAAACCCACCATGGAAGCTTACCAAAACCAAAACAAGTGGCCTCAGAAAATTGACAAGCCACCTTCTTGGGCGGTTCTCAAAGGATTTTTCTTTGGTAAACATCATCACCACCAACAAGAGCAAGAAGAGCAACAGAAGCTACAGCCGAAGAAGAAGGTAAAGAAGCAAAAGCAACAACAAAAGGAACAAGTGATGGAAGAAACAGGCAAGAAATGCAAAAAAATGAGGTGTTCAGGTTCATTATGCAGCAACACAAAGGTCATCCACTGCAGGCCTGAAATGGCTTCCCCTGAAGTTCACAAGAAAAGGGCATCCTTTGGTTCATTTGATACTTCTAGCAGATCCATGAAAGCTCCTCTGCGTGAACTCAACGGAGTTGCAGTTTCTTCCACTAATTCTTCTTCACTTCTTTCTGTATCTTCAGCAGCACCACCAGCCAGCTCCTCTGCCGGTGGTTCCTTTGGAGGAATGCCGTTTAGGAGATTCTCCGGCTGTTATGAGTGCAAATTGGTGGTTGATCCCCTTCTTGGAATATCCAAAGATCCTTCTTTGAGGGGCACCATTTGTTCTTGCCCTGAATGTGGTGAGATTTTCATGAAAGCTGAAAATTTGGAGCTTCATCAAGCTGTTAGGCATGCAG TTTCTGAACTGGGACCTGAGGACACAAGCAAGAACATAGTGGAAATCATATTCAAGTCAAGCTGGCTGAAGAAACAAACACCAATCTGTCAAATTGATCGGATCCTTAAAGTCCAAAACACCCCCAAAACGATCTCTAAATTCGAAGAATATCGCGATTCGATCAAATCCAAAGCCACCAAGAAGCACCCACGTTGCATAGCAGATGGGAACGAGCTCCTAAGGTTTCACTGCACCACATTTGCATGTTCGCTCGGTCTCAGTGGGTCCACCAACTTGTGCAACACAATCCCAAAGTGCAATGTTTGCAGCATTATAAAAAATGGGTTCAAGGTGGCTCAAGAAACCAATGGAAAAGGAATTCTCACCACAGCTACCAGCGGCAAAGCACATGATAAAGCAGCTGGGGTGGAAGATGGGGATTATGAAAAGAGGGCAATGCTTGTATGTAGGGTGATCGCCGGGAGAGTGAAGAAGAACATCATGGAAGGTGATAACATGGAGGAATACGACTCGGTGGCCGGTGCGGTTGGTGTCTACTCCGATTTGGACGAGTTGTTTGTGTTTAACCCTAATGCTATCTTGCCTTGTTTTGTTGTTATCTATAGAGGGTTTTAG
- the LOC107942040 gene encoding O-fucosyltransferase 10 isoform X1 has translation MAAHIATAMKPKNNNSNSNNNSNCCSNGYSSDVSNGSDNNSPSPPPSPPKPRLTPSLSQCRRRLRSKTKSFVRRENLGSGLNFRRNLRYLLLLPLLYISGLLMCVGPFSGFWGYASVPGSVYRSYENFQRLWDDIRLDNSSALQLSSVWKYKRRVKVQKPCPNSTARNHFSMYRTSIMESPGSSGYLIVDANGGLNQQRSAMCLVLTIRVHIWFCYAHICNAVAVAGLLNAILVIPRFELNSVWRDPSQFGDIYDEEHFINNLKGYVNVVRELPEALMEIYDQNISNIPNFRVQAWATVNYYLGVVLPILRDQRVIRIAPFANRLTMNVPSHIQLLRCITNYKALKFSPPISSLAEKLVSRMIERSSMTGGKYVSVHLRFEQDMVAFSCCVYEEGEAEKLKMDSFREQEWKGKFKRKDRVIVPALNRIEGKCPLTPVEVGLMLRGMGFDNNTSIYIASGKIYQAEKHLAPLREMFPLLYTKESLAAPDELAPFEGHSSKLAALDYTVSLFSEVFVTTQGGNFPQFLMGHRRFLFNGHSKTIKPDKRKLVVLLQDMDISWKAFKDEMEVMLAESDRKGMMVPRVKKFNRKTSIYTYPLPECACLQGSNNSTFRLTKGANVLNSHHESTR, from the exons ATGGCAGCTCACATTGCCACAGCAATGAAGCCCAAGAACAATAACAGCAACAGTAACAACAACAGCAACTGTTGCAGCAATGGCTACAGCAGCGATGTCAGTAACGGGAGCGACAACAACTCTCCAAGCCCACCTCCATCGCCACCGAAGCCTCGTCTTACTCCGTCCCTGTCGCAGTGCCGCCGTCGGCTGCGTTCCAAGACCAAGTCCTTCGTCCGCCGTGAAAACCTTGGTTCCGGCCTGAACTTCCGGCGTAATCTCCGTTACTTGTTGCTGCTGCCACTTTTGTACATTTCCGGCTTGTTAATGTGTGTCGGTCCGTTTTCTGGGTTTTGGGGCTATGCTTCTGTTCCCGGATCAGTGTATCGTAGCTACGAGAATTTTCAAAGGCTTTGGGATGATATTCGCCTTGATAATTCTTCTGCTCTTCAG TTGTCCTCTGTGTGGAAATACAAAAGAAGGGTGAAAGTACAGAAACCTTGTCCAAATTCGACAGCTAGAAATCATTTCTCCATGTACAGAACGAGCATAATGG AGTCTCCTGGTTCTAGCGGTTACTTGATTGTTGATGCCAATGGTGGTCTAAACCAGCAACGATCTGCG ATGTGCTTGGTTCTCACTATTCGAGTACACATATGGTTCTGCTATGCACAC ATATGCAATGCAGTGGCTGTAGCTGGACTCTTAAACGCAATACTAGTTATTCCTCGGTTTGAACTCAACAGTGTTTGGAGAGATCCCAG TCAGTTCGGGGATATATATGATGAGGAGCACTTCATAAACAACCTTAAAGGTTATGTAAATGTGGTTAGGGAGTTGCCTGAAGCATTGATGGAAATATATGATCAGAACATTTCCAATATTCCAAATTTCCGTGTCCAAGCATGGGCTACTGTAAATTATTACTTGGGAGTTGTTCTTCCCATTTTGAGGGATCAAAG AGTTATCCGTATTGCACCATTTGCTAATAGATTGACAATGAATGTCCCATCTCATATTCAGTTACTGAGATGCATAACCAATTATAAAGCATTGAAGTTCTCTCCGCCTATATCATCACTTGCTGAGAAGCTAGTGAGTAGGATGATTGAGAGGAGCTCAATGACTGGTGGAAAATATGTCTCTGTCCACCTGAGGTTTGAGCAG GATATGGTAGCCTTCTCATGCTGCGTGTATGAAGAAGGGGAAGCagaaaaattgaaaatggatTCTTTTAGAGAACAAGAGTGGAAGGGGAAGTTCAAACGAAAAGATCGAGTCATTGTACCTGCTCTCAATCGAATTGAAGGAAAATGTCCTCTAACTCCTGTGGAG GTTGGATTGATGCTAAGAGGTATGGGATTTGACAATAACACCTCAATTTACATAGCCTCGGGGAAAATTTACCAGGCTGAAAAACATCTAGCTCCTTTACGAGAGATGTTTCCTCTTCTTTACACTAAGGAGTCTCTTGCTGCACCAGATGAACTTGCTCCTTTTGAG GGGCATTCTTCTAAGTTGGCAGCTTTAGACTACACAGTAAGCTTGTTCAGTGAAGTGTTTGTGACAACCCAGGGTGGGAACTTTCCACAGTTTTTGATGGGCCATCGAAGATTTCTTTTCAATGGACATTCGAAAACTATTAAGCCCGATAAACGCAAACTCGTGGTCCTGCTGCAGGACATGGATATCAG TTGGAAAGCTTTTAAGGATGAGATGGAAGTAATGCTTGCGGAAAGTGATCGGAAAGGGATGATGGTGCCCAGAGTTAAAAAATTCAACAGAAAAACTTCCATATACACGTACCCTTTGCCAGAATGTGCCTGTCTCCAGGGTTCTAATAATTCAACATTCAGACTAACCAAAGGTGCAAATGTACTCAATTCCCACCATGAGTCTACAAGATAA
- the LOC107942040 gene encoding O-fucosyltransferase 10 isoform X2, with protein sequence MAAHIATAMKPKNNNSNSNNNSNCCSNGYSSDVSNGSDNNSPSPPPSPPKPRLTPSLSQCRRRLRSKTKSFVRRENLGSGLNFRRNLRYLLLLPLLYISGLLMCVGPFSGFWGYASVPGSVYRSYENFQRLWDDIRLDNSSALQLSSVWKYKRRVKVQKPCPNSTARNHFSMYRTSIMESPGSSGYLIVDANGGLNQQRSAICNAVAVAGLLNAILVIPRFELNSVWRDPSQFGDIYDEEHFINNLKGYVNVVRELPEALMEIYDQNISNIPNFRVQAWATVNYYLGVVLPILRDQRVIRIAPFANRLTMNVPSHIQLLRCITNYKALKFSPPISSLAEKLVSRMIERSSMTGGKYVSVHLRFEQDMVAFSCCVYEEGEAEKLKMDSFREQEWKGKFKRKDRVIVPALNRIEGKCPLTPVEVGLMLRGMGFDNNTSIYIASGKIYQAEKHLAPLREMFPLLYTKESLAAPDELAPFEGHSSKLAALDYTVSLFSEVFVTTQGGNFPQFLMGHRRFLFNGHSKTIKPDKRKLVVLLQDMDISWKAFKDEMEVMLAESDRKGMMVPRVKKFNRKTSIYTYPLPECACLQGSNNSTFRLTKGANVLNSHHESTR encoded by the exons ATGGCAGCTCACATTGCCACAGCAATGAAGCCCAAGAACAATAACAGCAACAGTAACAACAACAGCAACTGTTGCAGCAATGGCTACAGCAGCGATGTCAGTAACGGGAGCGACAACAACTCTCCAAGCCCACCTCCATCGCCACCGAAGCCTCGTCTTACTCCGTCCCTGTCGCAGTGCCGCCGTCGGCTGCGTTCCAAGACCAAGTCCTTCGTCCGCCGTGAAAACCTTGGTTCCGGCCTGAACTTCCGGCGTAATCTCCGTTACTTGTTGCTGCTGCCACTTTTGTACATTTCCGGCTTGTTAATGTGTGTCGGTCCGTTTTCTGGGTTTTGGGGCTATGCTTCTGTTCCCGGATCAGTGTATCGTAGCTACGAGAATTTTCAAAGGCTTTGGGATGATATTCGCCTTGATAATTCTTCTGCTCTTCAG TTGTCCTCTGTGTGGAAATACAAAAGAAGGGTGAAAGTACAGAAACCTTGTCCAAATTCGACAGCTAGAAATCATTTCTCCATGTACAGAACGAGCATAATGG AGTCTCCTGGTTCTAGCGGTTACTTGATTGTTGATGCCAATGGTGGTCTAAACCAGCAACGATCTGCG ATATGCAATGCAGTGGCTGTAGCTGGACTCTTAAACGCAATACTAGTTATTCCTCGGTTTGAACTCAACAGTGTTTGGAGAGATCCCAG TCAGTTCGGGGATATATATGATGAGGAGCACTTCATAAACAACCTTAAAGGTTATGTAAATGTGGTTAGGGAGTTGCCTGAAGCATTGATGGAAATATATGATCAGAACATTTCCAATATTCCAAATTTCCGTGTCCAAGCATGGGCTACTGTAAATTATTACTTGGGAGTTGTTCTTCCCATTTTGAGGGATCAAAG AGTTATCCGTATTGCACCATTTGCTAATAGATTGACAATGAATGTCCCATCTCATATTCAGTTACTGAGATGCATAACCAATTATAAAGCATTGAAGTTCTCTCCGCCTATATCATCACTTGCTGAGAAGCTAGTGAGTAGGATGATTGAGAGGAGCTCAATGACTGGTGGAAAATATGTCTCTGTCCACCTGAGGTTTGAGCAG GATATGGTAGCCTTCTCATGCTGCGTGTATGAAGAAGGGGAAGCagaaaaattgaaaatggatTCTTTTAGAGAACAAGAGTGGAAGGGGAAGTTCAAACGAAAAGATCGAGTCATTGTACCTGCTCTCAATCGAATTGAAGGAAAATGTCCTCTAACTCCTGTGGAG GTTGGATTGATGCTAAGAGGTATGGGATTTGACAATAACACCTCAATTTACATAGCCTCGGGGAAAATTTACCAGGCTGAAAAACATCTAGCTCCTTTACGAGAGATGTTTCCTCTTCTTTACACTAAGGAGTCTCTTGCTGCACCAGATGAACTTGCTCCTTTTGAG GGGCATTCTTCTAAGTTGGCAGCTTTAGACTACACAGTAAGCTTGTTCAGTGAAGTGTTTGTGACAACCCAGGGTGGGAACTTTCCACAGTTTTTGATGGGCCATCGAAGATTTCTTTTCAATGGACATTCGAAAACTATTAAGCCCGATAAACGCAAACTCGTGGTCCTGCTGCAGGACATGGATATCAG TTGGAAAGCTTTTAAGGATGAGATGGAAGTAATGCTTGCGGAAAGTGATCGGAAAGGGATGATGGTGCCCAGAGTTAAAAAATTCAACAGAAAAACTTCCATATACACGTACCCTTTGCCAGAATGTGCCTGTCTCCAGGGTTCTAATAATTCAACATTCAGACTAACCAAAGGTGCAAATGTACTCAATTCCCACCATGAGTCTACAAGATAA